The following coding sequences are from one Verrucosispora sp. WMMD573 window:
- a CDS encoding GNAT family N-acetyltransferase has translation MPQPILRTDRLLLVPLADRHLDLEVELDSDPEVLRYLYGRARSRDEVVGSHANRMTLAEKVNGLGYWMAFGTDGGARGSTPPTTEDEGEFVGLMMLPPAHGPDQPDDPTVSDLGYRLPRRHWGKGLASEASRELLRHAFETVGQRRVIAQTMTVNTGSRRVMEAVGLRHIRTFFPSWDDPLPGTEQGEVEYAITGDEWQRTRPG, from the coding sequence ATGCCGCAACCGATTCTGCGTACCGATCGTCTGCTGCTGGTCCCGCTCGCCGACCGGCACCTCGACCTGGAGGTCGAGTTGGACTCCGACCCGGAAGTGTTGCGCTACCTCTACGGCCGGGCCCGCAGCAGAGACGAGGTGGTCGGGTCGCACGCGAATCGGATGACGCTGGCCGAGAAGGTGAACGGCCTGGGCTACTGGATGGCGTTTGGCACCGACGGTGGGGCGCGCGGTTCGACGCCGCCGACGACCGAGGACGAAGGCGAGTTCGTCGGGCTGATGATGCTTCCGCCGGCACACGGCCCCGACCAGCCGGACGACCCGACGGTCAGCGATCTCGGCTACCGTCTGCCGCGCCGGCACTGGGGCAAGGGTCTGGCCAGTGAGGCCAGCCGGGAACTGCTGCGGCACGCCTTCGAGACTGTCGGCCAGCGTCGGGTCATCGCGCAGACCATGACCGTGAACACCGGATCCCGCCGGGTGATGGAGGCCGTCGGCCTACGCCACATCCGCACCTTCTTCCCGTCCTGGGACGACCCGCTGCCCGGGACGGAACAGGGCGAGGTCGAGTACGCGATCACCGGCGATGAGTGGCAGCGAACCCGACCCGGGTGA
- the argG gene encoding argininosuccinate synthase — protein MSKVLTSLPTGERVGIAFSGGLDTSVAVAWMRDKGAIPCAYTADIGQYDEPDIASVPDRALSYGAEVARLVDCRAALVEEGLAALTCGAFHIRSGGRAYFNTTPLGRAVTGTLLVRAMISDDVQIWGDGSTFKGNDIERFYRYGLLANPQLRIYKPWLDTDFVSDLGGRKEMSEWLLARGLPYRDSTEKAYSTDANIWGATHEAKTLEHLDTGIETVNPIMGVRFWDPAVEIPTEDVTIGFDQGRPVTINGKEFGTAVDLVLEANAIGGRHGLGMSDQIENRIIEAKSRGIYEAPGMALLHVAYERLVNAIHNEDTLANYHNEGRRLGRLMYEGRWLDPQALMLRESLQRWVGTAVTGEVTLRLRRGEDYSILDTTGPAFSYHPDKLSMERTTDSAFGPADRIGQLTMRNLDIADSRAKLEQYAHLGMVGGAPQRVVGAAQAASTGLIGAMPEGGAEAIASRGVPSAEDEALDRAAMEFGVD, from the coding sequence GTGTCCAAGGTCCTGACCTCCCTGCCCACCGGTGAACGTGTCGGCATCGCCTTCTCCGGCGGCCTCGACACCTCCGTCGCGGTCGCGTGGATGCGCGACAAGGGCGCCATCCCGTGCGCCTACACCGCCGACATCGGCCAGTACGACGAGCCCGACATCGCCTCGGTGCCCGACCGGGCACTCAGCTACGGCGCCGAGGTCGCCCGGCTCGTCGACTGCCGTGCGGCCCTGGTGGAAGAGGGCCTGGCCGCGTTGACCTGTGGCGCCTTCCACATCCGCTCGGGCGGGCGGGCGTACTTCAACACCACGCCGCTGGGCCGCGCGGTCACCGGCACGCTGCTGGTGCGGGCGATGATCTCCGACGACGTGCAGATCTGGGGCGACGGCTCGACCTTCAAGGGCAACGACATCGAGCGGTTCTACCGCTACGGACTGCTGGCCAACCCGCAGCTGCGCATCTACAAGCCGTGGTTGGACACCGACTTCGTCAGCGACCTCGGTGGCCGCAAGGAGATGTCGGAATGGTTGCTGGCCCGGGGTCTGCCGTACCGGGACAGCACCGAGAAGGCGTACTCGACCGACGCGAACATCTGGGGTGCCACCCACGAGGCGAAGACCCTCGAACATCTCGACACCGGCATCGAGACGGTCAACCCGATCATGGGCGTCCGGTTCTGGGACCCGGCGGTGGAGATCCCCACCGAGGACGTGACGATCGGCTTCGACCAGGGCCGGCCGGTGACCATCAACGGAAAGGAGTTCGGCACCGCGGTCGACCTGGTGCTGGAGGCCAACGCCATCGGCGGCCGGCACGGGCTGGGCATGTCCGACCAGATCGAGAACCGGATCATCGAGGCCAAGAGCCGGGGCATCTACGAGGCCCCCGGCATGGCGCTGCTGCACGTGGCGTACGAGCGGCTGGTCAACGCCATCCACAACGAGGACACCCTGGCCAACTACCACAACGAGGGTCGCCGACTGGGCCGGCTGATGTACGAGGGCCGGTGGCTGGACCCGCAGGCGCTGATGCTGCGCGAGTCACTGCAACGCTGGGTCGGCACCGCCGTCACCGGCGAGGTGACGCTGCGGCTGCGCCGGGGCGAGGACTACTCCATCCTGGACACCACCGGACCGGCCTTCAGCTATCACCCGGACAAGCTGTCGATGGAGCGTACGACGGACTCGGCCTTCGGTCCGGCCGACCGCATCGGTCAGCTCACCATGCGCAACCTCGACATCGCCGACTCGCGGGCCAAACTGGAGCAGTACGCGCACCTGGGAATGGTCGGCGGCGCTCCGCAGCGGGTGGTCGGTGCCGCCCAGGCGGCCTCGACCGGGCTGATCGGCGCGATGCCGGAGGGCGGCGCGGAGGCGATCGCCTCCCGGGGCGTCCCGTCGGCCGAGGACGAGGCGCTCGACCGCGCCGCGATGGAGTTCGGCGTCGACTGA
- a CDS encoding UBP-type zinc finger domain-containing protein, translating to MEGIDPEVPPSGPGCADCMAADPPGWWFHLRRCGQCGHVGCCDSSPSQHASAHHAATGHRFVRSFEPGEEWFWDYDEQVLYDQGPSLVPPVSRPPEQGVPAPAERVPADWKRQLHR from the coding sequence ATGGAAGGCATCGACCCCGAGGTGCCGCCGAGCGGCCCGGGCTGCGCCGACTGCATGGCGGCCGACCCGCCGGGCTGGTGGTTCCATCTGCGGCGGTGCGGCCAGTGCGGTCACGTCGGATGCTGTGACTCCTCGCCCAGCCAGCACGCCAGCGCCCACCATGCCGCGACCGGGCACCGGTTCGTCCGTAGCTTCGAGCCGGGCGAGGAGTGGTTCTGGGACTACGACGAGCAGGTCCTCTATGACCAGGGACCGTCGCTCGTGCCGCCCGTCAGCCGTCCGCCGGAGCAGGGCGTTCCTGCTCCGGCCGAGCGGGTGCCCGCCGACTGGAAGCGGCAACTGCACCGCTAG
- a CDS encoding LysR family transcriptional regulator encodes MLDVHRLRVFRSVVASGSVQAAATNLGYTPSAVSQHLTALQRETGLTLLAKAGRGLRPTAAGHALAAEADRVLARVGAAESLIADLRSGRTGTLSIAYFASVGAAWMPHVVRSILTELPGVRLDLQLREHIPDSREERADVQVVVAGTGFDPGSGFTAHHLLDDPYVAVVPAGHRLADRPETDLADLADERWVDNDFARGWCRAHLLEACTAAGFRPAFRVEAHDYRTALAFVAAGIGLTVLPALGAAHLPEGVTCVRLLRPTPTRSIHVVVHDAVEHTPAARLAVSALRHAAHSAPIPVTP; translated from the coding sequence GTGCTTGACGTTCACCGCCTCCGGGTCTTCCGTTCCGTCGTGGCGTCCGGGTCGGTCCAGGCCGCCGCCACCAACCTGGGCTACACCCCCTCCGCCGTCAGTCAGCACCTCACCGCACTGCAACGCGAGACGGGTCTCACTCTCCTCGCCAAGGCAGGGCGAGGGTTGCGGCCCACGGCCGCCGGGCACGCCCTCGCCGCCGAAGCCGATCGGGTGCTCGCCCGGGTCGGTGCGGCCGAATCGCTTATCGCGGACCTGCGCTCCGGCCGGACCGGCACCCTGTCCATCGCGTACTTCGCGTCGGTTGGCGCGGCGTGGATGCCGCACGTGGTGCGGTCCATTCTCACCGAACTCCCCGGCGTGCGGCTCGACCTGCAACTACGCGAACACATCCCGGACAGCCGGGAGGAGCGCGCCGACGTGCAGGTGGTTGTGGCGGGCACCGGCTTCGACCCTGGTTCGGGCTTCACCGCCCACCACCTCCTCGACGACCCGTACGTCGCCGTGGTGCCGGCCGGGCACCGCCTCGCCGACCGGCCGGAGACGGACCTCGCCGACCTCGCCGACGAGCGTTGGGTCGACAACGACTTCGCCCGCGGCTGGTGCCGCGCCCACCTCCTGGAGGCCTGCACCGCCGCCGGGTTCCGCCCGGCCTTCCGGGTCGAGGCGCACGACTACCGGACGGCACTCGCCTTCGTTGCCGCCGGCATCGGCCTCACGGTGCTGCCCGCGCTCGGCGCGGCACACCTGCCCGAGGGCGTGACCTGTGTGCGGCTGCTCCGCCCGACGCCGACCCGGTCGATCCACGTGGTGGTGCACGACGCGGTCGAGCACACCCCGGCGGCCCGGCTGGCGGTCTCCGCGCTGCGACACGCCGCCCACTCGGCCCCCATCCCGGTCACCCCGTGA